In Rhodococcus rhodochrous, a single genomic region encodes these proteins:
- a CDS encoding LLM class F420-dependent oxidoreductase, with protein sequence MTRRVSVWGGAFWLSRKVREQALDGARELEELGYSRLWTSGGFQDGFPSVYEELLAATTTLELASGIISIWHADPETTAAAVADLESRYPGRFLLGVGTSHAPVVDARENTSYTKPYSRMVEYLDGLDAASTPVPTDRRVLAALGPRMLKLSAERAAGAHPYFVPPEHTAVAREALGSEPLLAPEVAVVLETDETVARGIAHEYMRGYLSLPNYSNNLRRLGYTDEDLAGGGSDALMDVLIPWGDLDSVVAGIEKHYASGADEVAIQVLTADPFTFPSEAYRQLASALLS encoded by the coding sequence ATGACACGACGAGTGAGTGTGTGGGGTGGCGCGTTCTGGCTCAGTCGGAAGGTTCGTGAGCAGGCGCTCGATGGCGCCCGCGAACTGGAGGAGCTCGGATACTCCCGGTTGTGGACGTCCGGCGGGTTCCAGGACGGTTTTCCCTCCGTCTACGAGGAACTGCTCGCGGCGACGACGACGCTCGAGCTGGCCAGCGGCATCATCAGCATCTGGCACGCCGACCCGGAGACCACGGCCGCTGCGGTCGCCGACCTCGAGTCGCGGTATCCCGGCCGTTTCCTGCTGGGCGTCGGCACGAGCCACGCTCCCGTCGTCGACGCGCGGGAGAACACCAGCTACACCAAGCCCTACAGCCGGATGGTCGAGTACCTCGACGGCCTCGATGCGGCGTCGACGCCGGTGCCCACCGATCGCAGGGTCCTCGCGGCACTCGGCCCGCGCATGCTGAAGCTGTCCGCCGAGCGCGCGGCCGGGGCCCATCCGTACTTCGTCCCGCCCGAGCACACGGCGGTCGCGCGGGAGGCCCTCGGCTCGGAGCCGCTGCTCGCACCCGAGGTGGCCGTCGTTCTCGAAACCGACGAGACCGTCGCCCGCGGCATCGCCCACGAGTACATGCGCGGCTATCTCTCCCTGCCGAACTACTCGAACAACCTGCGTCGCCTCGGGTACACCGACGAGGATCTCGCCGGCGGTGGCAGCGACGCCCTGATGGACGTGCTCATCCCGTGGGGTGATCTCGACAGCGTCGTCGCCGGCATCGAGAAGCACTACGCCTCCGGTGCCGACGAGGTGGCCATCCAGGTGCTCACCGCGGACCCGTTCACCTTCCCGAGCGAGGCATACCGGCAGCTCGCGTCCGCTCTGCTGAGCTGA
- a CDS encoding sensor histidine kinase: MRDPSVPEPRIERISSRLAVQSWFQLAFALLAVFAVVGSIVGGIFIQRTVQITDEVTERIQPAMTQAFNLQTALLDQQTAVRGYALTTEPVFLGPYRAGQENQQVALDRLRVLLAEHPDLLADIDTIEAAAATWRTQYAEPIIDTVVPGEPRPVDPALAEQDRLAFGEIRSMFAQENNALSRVLAEDLDELAQSRTIRNSVLIAMVITFILTGLATVVLVHNLVAVPLARLRRASRRVALEENFYQHIYPQGPKDIRALALDVETMRGRIADALADSRKQQTLLAKQTEDLDSQAEELRRSNTELEQFAYVASHDLQEPLRKVASFCQLLEKRYGDVLDDRGRQYVEYAVDGAKRMQVLISDLLAFSRVGRVHDAYVRVDLGRPLEKALFNLSASVEESQARIERPDDLPELTGDPTLLTMLWQNLVGNAIKFRHPDRTPVIRIECEKVEDESDGPQWHFCVTDNGIGIDSEYAEKVFVIFQRLHPRDDYQGTGIGLALCKKIVEYHAGRIWIDTEYGDTHTEGTRICFTLGTASRPVEQKQGTTS, encoded by the coding sequence ATGAGGGATCCTTCGGTTCCCGAACCGCGTATCGAGCGCATCTCCTCGCGGCTGGCCGTGCAGAGCTGGTTCCAGTTGGCGTTCGCGCTCCTCGCAGTGTTCGCCGTCGTCGGTTCGATCGTCGGCGGGATCTTCATCCAGCGCACCGTACAGATCACCGACGAGGTGACGGAGCGGATCCAGCCGGCGATGACGCAGGCCTTCAACTTGCAGACCGCTCTGCTCGATCAACAGACCGCGGTCCGCGGGTACGCGCTCACGACCGAACCCGTCTTCCTCGGGCCGTACCGTGCGGGTCAGGAGAACCAGCAGGTCGCGCTCGACCGTCTTCGCGTGCTCCTCGCCGAGCATCCGGATCTGCTCGCCGACATCGACACCATCGAGGCCGCCGCTGCGACGTGGCGGACGCAGTACGCGGAGCCGATCATCGACACCGTCGTCCCCGGGGAGCCGCGACCGGTCGATCCGGCCCTGGCCGAGCAGGACCGGCTTGCCTTCGGTGAGATCCGATCGATGTTCGCCCAGGAGAACAACGCGCTCTCCCGCGTCCTCGCGGAGGACCTCGACGAACTCGCGCAATCCCGCACCATCCGCAACTCGGTGCTGATAGCGATGGTGATCACGTTCATCCTCACCGGTCTCGCCACCGTGGTTCTCGTCCACAACCTCGTCGCCGTGCCGCTCGCCAGGCTCCGCCGGGCCAGCCGCCGGGTCGCGCTGGAGGAGAACTTCTATCAGCACATCTACCCCCAGGGGCCGAAGGACATCCGGGCACTCGCCCTCGACGTCGAGACGATGCGCGGTCGTATCGCGGACGCGTTGGCGGATTCCCGGAAGCAGCAGACTCTGCTCGCGAAGCAGACCGAGGATCTCGATTCCCAGGCCGAGGAACTCCGCCGCTCGAACACCGAACTCGAGCAGTTCGCCTACGTCGCCTCGCACGACCTACAGGAACCGCTGCGGAAGGTCGCGTCCTTCTGCCAGCTGCTCGAGAAGCGGTACGGCGACGTCCTCGACGATCGCGGACGGCAGTACGTCGAATACGCCGTGGACGGCGCGAAACGGATGCAGGTGCTGATCAGCGATCTGCTCGCCTTCTCCCGGGTCGGACGCGTCCACGACGCCTACGTCCGGGTCGACCTCGGCCGACCGCTCGAGAAGGCGTTGTTCAATCTCTCCGCGTCCGTCGAGGAGTCGCAGGCGCGGATCGAACGTCCCGACGACCTTCCCGAACTCACCGGCGACCCCACTCTGCTGACGATGCTGTGGCAGAACCTGGTCGGCAACGCCATCAAGTTCCGGCATCCCGATCGCACCCCGGTGATCAGGATCGAGTGCGAAAAGGTCGAGGACGAGTCGGACGGTCCACAGTGGCACTTCTGCGTCACCGACAACGGCATCGGAATCGACAGCGAGTACGCCGAGAAGGTGTTCGTCATCTTCCAGCGGCTGCATCCTCGCGACGATTACCAGGGCACCGGTATCGGACTGGCGCTGTGCAAGAAAATCGTCGAGTATCACGCGGGAAGAATCTGGATCGACACCGAGTACGGCGATACTCATACCGAGGGCACTCGAATCTGCTTCACCCTCGGAACCGCATCACGCCCCGTCGAGCAGAAGCAGGGGACAACGTCATGA
- a CDS encoding response regulator: protein MRSTIVTYPAARPVDVLLVEDDPGDELMTREAFEDNKIGNALHVVRDGAEALDFLYRRGEYEGAPRPDLILLDLNLPKYDGRQVLTKIKSDPELSDIPIVVLTTSSAEEDILRSYKLHANAYVTKPVDLDQFIGAVKQIDEFFVQVVRLPRRGR, encoded by the coding sequence ATGAGGAGCACGATCGTGACCTATCCCGCTGCCCGACCGGTGGACGTCCTGTTGGTCGAGGACGATCCCGGCGACGAGCTGATGACCCGTGAAGCATTCGAGGACAACAAGATCGGCAACGCCCTCCACGTCGTCCGCGACGGGGCGGAAGCACTCGACTTCCTGTACCGCCGGGGCGAATACGAGGGTGCGCCGCGCCCGGATCTGATCCTGCTCGACCTGAACCTGCCGAAATACGACGGCCGTCAGGTGCTGACGAAGATCAAGTCCGATCCGGAACTGTCCGACATCCCGATCGTGGTGCTCACGACCTCGTCGGCGGAGGAGGACATTCTCCGCAGTTACAAGCTGCACGCCAATGCGTACGTCACCAAGCCGGTCGATCTCGACCAGTTCATCGGTGCCGTGAAGCAGATCGACGAATTCTTCGTGCAGGTCGTGCGGCTACCGCGTCGCGGACGCTGA
- a CDS encoding DUF6480 family protein: MTTSDPEHHGNQDPDPARTPDLEPGGGVAPGSTPPDSGTTSGLSAPEPGTRKRFPISGWLTLLAVAVIVIIFVVAIFGILS, encoded by the coding sequence GTGACCACGTCGGATCCCGAACATCACGGCAACCAGGACCCCGACCCTGCACGCACCCCGGATCTGGAACCCGGCGGTGGCGTAGCGCCCGGATCGACGCCCCCCGATTCGGGGACGACGTCCGGGCTGTCCGCACCGGAGCCCGGCACGAGGAAGCGATTCCCCATCAGCGGGTGGCTCACGCTGCTCGCCGTCGCGGTGATCGTGATCATCTTCGTGGTCGCGATCTTCGGCATCCTGTCCTGA
- a CDS encoding zinc-dependent alcohol dehydrogenase: MKAVTWQGRRNVSVDTVPDPTIQEAGDAVIRVTTTNICGSDLHLYEVLGAFMTPGDILGHEPMGIVEEVGSGVTKLKPGDRVVIPFQVCCGQCFMCTHGLHSQCETTQVREEGTGAALFGYSKLYGSVPGGQAEYLRVPHADATHIKVPEGPADDRFVYLSDVLPTAWQAVEYAEIPDGGSVTVLGLGPIGEMAARIAAHKGARVIGVDMVPERLARAASRGIEVVDLREVDNNPGDMIRDMTNGRGTDSVIDAVGMEAHGSPVAKLAQSAAGFLPSAIAEPFMEKAGVDRLHALYTAIDVVRRGGAISLSGVYGGAADPMPMLTLFDKQIRLHMGQANVLNWVPEILPLLTDEDPLGVDDFATHRLPLDDAPHAYEIFQKKQDGAIKIGLKP, from the coding sequence ATGAAGGCAGTGACATGGCAGGGGCGCCGCAACGTGAGCGTCGATACGGTGCCCGATCCGACGATCCAGGAGGCCGGTGACGCCGTCATCCGCGTCACCACCACCAACATCTGCGGCTCCGATCTGCACCTGTACGAGGTGTTGGGAGCCTTCATGACTCCCGGCGACATCCTCGGTCACGAACCGATGGGCATCGTCGAGGAGGTCGGCTCCGGCGTCACGAAACTGAAGCCCGGTGACCGGGTGGTGATCCCCTTCCAGGTGTGTTGCGGCCAGTGCTTCATGTGTACCCACGGCCTGCATTCGCAGTGCGAGACCACGCAGGTCCGTGAGGAGGGCACCGGTGCCGCCCTGTTCGGCTACTCGAAGCTCTACGGCAGCGTGCCCGGCGGGCAGGCCGAATATCTGCGCGTCCCCCATGCCGACGCCACCCACATCAAGGTCCCGGAAGGGCCGGCCGACGACCGTTTCGTCTACCTCTCCGACGTGCTGCCCACCGCGTGGCAGGCCGTCGAGTACGCGGAGATCCCCGACGGCGGCAGTGTCACGGTGCTCGGCCTCGGCCCCATCGGTGAGATGGCCGCGCGCATCGCGGCGCACAAGGGTGCTCGCGTGATCGGCGTGGACATGGTTCCCGAGCGACTGGCCCGCGCGGCGTCCCGCGGTATCGAGGTCGTCGATCTGCGCGAGGTCGACAACAACCCCGGCGACATGATCCGTGACATGACGAACGGGCGCGGCACCGATTCTGTGATCGACGCCGTGGGTATGGAGGCGCACGGCTCGCCCGTCGCGAAGCTCGCCCAGAGTGCCGCCGGTTTCCTGCCGTCGGCGATCGCCGAGCCGTTCATGGAGAAGGCCGGAGTGGACCGTCTCCACGCGCTGTACACCGCGATCGACGTCGTGCGGCGTGGTGGCGCGATCTCGTTGAGCGGTGTGTACGGCGGGGCGGCGGACCCGATGCCGATGCTCACCCTGTTCGACAAGCAGATCCGTCTCCACATGGGTCAGGCCAACGTGTTGAACTGGGTCCCGGAGATCCTGCCGCTGCTGACCGACGAGGATCCGTTGGGGGTCGACGACTTCGCGACCCACCGCCTCCCGCTCGACGACGCGCCTCACGCGTACGAGATCTTCCAGAAGAAGCAGGACGGCGCCATCAAGATCGGCCTGAAGCCGTAG
- a CDS encoding Hsp20/alpha crystallin family protein: protein MLMRTDPFRDVDRLAQQVLGTMARPAVMPLDAWREDDRFIAEFDLPGVEVDSIELDVERNVLTVRAERPEVDRDQEFVSTERPRGVFTRRLFLGDTLDTDRIEAHYRNGVLRVTIPVAEKARPRKITVIDAERNGQAAIAS, encoded by the coding sequence ATGTTGATGCGCACCGACCCGTTCCGCGACGTCGATCGTCTCGCGCAGCAGGTGCTCGGCACCATGGCCCGACCGGCGGTGATGCCGCTCGATGCGTGGCGGGAGGACGACCGCTTCATCGCCGAGTTCGATCTCCCCGGTGTCGAGGTCGACTCGATCGAACTCGACGTCGAACGCAACGTGCTCACCGTCCGCGCCGAACGTCCGGAGGTCGATCGCGACCAGGAGTTCGTCTCGACCGAACGGCCCAGAGGTGTCTTCACCCGACGTCTGTTCCTCGGTGACACCCTCGATACCGATCGGATCGAAGCGCACTACCGCAACGGCGTTCTGCGGGTGACGATCCCGGTCGCGGAGAAGGCCCGGCCCCGCAAGATCACCGTCATCGACGCGGAGAGGAACGGTCAGGCCGCGATCGCAAGTTGA
- a CDS encoding MerR family transcriptional regulator, whose product MTFDPLLRATPDRSPRAQRGVYGISVAAELSGLDPQTLRLYERRGLLNPARTAGGTRRYSDNDLETVQRIVELVGSGINIAGVARILELEASNAALREDNDRLRSALDSRPPPSPPTS is encoded by the coding sequence ATGACGTTCGATCCGCTCCTGCGCGCGACGCCTGATCGGTCGCCCCGCGCCCAGCGCGGGGTCTACGGCATCTCGGTGGCCGCCGAACTCTCCGGACTCGACCCGCAGACCCTGCGCCTGTACGAACGCCGAGGGCTGCTGAACCCCGCCCGCACGGCGGGCGGGACGCGCCGCTACAGCGACAACGATCTCGAGACCGTGCAACGGATCGTCGAACTGGTGGGCTCCGGCATCAATATCGCCGGAGTCGCCCGGATCCTCGAACTCGAAGCGAGCAATGCGGCGCTGAGAGAGGACAACGACCGTCTGCGCTCCGCACTGGACAGCAGGCCTCCTCCCTCGCCACCGACCTCTTGA
- a CDS encoding AAA family ATPase, producing MTGDATRIDSPEKLSAALGTTGYLADDGLATVAFLAMRMGRPLFCEGEPGTGKTSLAAALAQALDLPMVRLQCHEGIDASQALYDWDFPRQLLHLRLLEAASDGALDADAAERSLYTERYLLVRPLLQALTDSPCVLLVDEIDRADDEFEAFLLQLLDENAVTVPELGEIRAEVPPLVVLTSNRTREVHDALKRRCLYHWVEHPDLEREIAILQRRLPGLGRPLAEQISRAVRSLREQDLLKPPGIAESLDWARALIALDRDVLDAATAAATLGAVLKYREDIDRVTRAGLDHLAVG from the coding sequence ATGACCGGTGACGCGACACGCATCGACTCACCCGAGAAACTCTCGGCTGCTCTCGGGACCACGGGTTATCTCGCCGACGACGGACTGGCGACCGTCGCCTTCCTCGCGATGCGTATGGGCCGGCCGCTCTTCTGCGAAGGCGAGCCCGGAACCGGGAAGACCTCGCTCGCAGCGGCTCTCGCCCAGGCCCTGGATCTGCCGATGGTCCGGTTGCAGTGCCACGAGGGCATCGACGCATCGCAGGCCCTCTACGACTGGGATTTCCCCCGGCAGCTGCTCCATCTGCGGTTGCTCGAGGCGGCGAGCGACGGCGCGCTCGATGCGGACGCTGCGGAACGCTCCCTCTACACCGAGCGCTATCTCCTCGTCCGCCCGTTGCTGCAGGCGCTCACCGACTCACCGTGCGTGTTGCTCGTCGACGAGATCGACCGCGCCGACGACGAGTTCGAGGCGTTCCTGCTCCAGTTGCTCGACGAGAACGCGGTGACGGTCCCCGAACTGGGTGAGATCCGCGCGGAGGTCCCACCGCTGGTGGTACTCACTTCCAACCGCACTCGCGAGGTGCACGACGCACTCAAGCGCCGCTGTCTGTACCACTGGGTGGAGCATCCCGATCTCGAACGCGAGATCGCGATCCTGCAGCGGCGGTTGCCCGGTCTGGGGCGCCCGCTCGCCGAGCAGATCTCCCGCGCGGTGCGTTCACTCCGCGAACAGGATCTCCTGAAGCCACCGGGGATCGCCGAATCCCTCGACTGGGCGCGTGCACTGATCGCCCTCGACCGCGACGTCCTCGACGCGGCGACCGCCGCGGCGACACTCGGTGCCGTGTTGAAGTACCGCGAGGACATCGACCGGGTCACCCGTGCCGGCCTCGACCACCTCGCCGTCGGATGA
- a CDS encoding OsmC family protein, which produces MTTETGRFVVSARSNHLVTDSRLAGGEAVHAGELLLAALTSCAMANFEHNAKEDGLQIDGIVTRAAHTRGTVDPTRYDRTVLEIEVSGVEYEDAFALGRKFVAACPIYNTIKRGSGIELTINGRLFTE; this is translated from the coding sequence GTGACCACCGAGACGGGACGCTTCGTCGTCAGTGCCCGTAGCAACCATCTCGTCACCGACTCCCGCCTCGCCGGGGGTGAGGCTGTACACGCCGGGGAACTGCTCCTCGCCGCACTCACGTCCTGCGCGATGGCCAACTTCGAGCACAATGCGAAGGAGGACGGTCTGCAGATCGACGGGATCGTCACCCGCGCCGCCCACACCCGCGGCACCGTGGACCCGACCCGGTACGACCGCACCGTGCTCGAGATCGAGGTCTCCGGAGTCGAGTACGAGGATGCCTTCGCGCTCGGCCGCAAGTTCGTCGCCGCCTGCCCGATCTACAACACGATCAAGCGGGGGAGCGGAATCGAACTGACGATCAACGGGCGCCTGTTCACGGAATGA
- a CDS encoding LLM class flavin-dependent oxidoreductase, producing the protein MHLAAFITAGPGRPGGWRLPDSVPGWLDASYYQNMARTLEDGRFDLAFFADIVSVPDRFGGSTDSQLRYGALGSLRVDPLPVIASMAAVTRHLGLAATVSTTYAQPFTVARSFASLDHLSGGRAAWNIVTSFQESEARNFNLDEQFDRSTRYERADEFLEVAGKLWDSWDDDALVLDVEQPLFADPDKVHRVDHKGRYFSVQGPLNVPRPPQGYPVLIQAGASSKGKDFAARWSDVIFCSHASKESAQSFYTEIKERAATFGRDPEEIKILPSITPVVGPTTARAKELADEIFELVPPIGGLSTLAYHLDVDLSTFPLDERLPEVEVPGVAGHYHEVREITEREGLTLRQLGKQYGGRYEGNFIGTADEVADGLQDWFEDGAADGFTLQVPYQPGGFETFTRQVVPRLQKRGIFRTEYEGSTLRENLGLTRPASGEWQRRSGAQG; encoded by the coding sequence ATGCATCTCGCCGCGTTCATCACCGCGGGACCGGGCCGCCCCGGCGGATGGCGCCTGCCCGACTCGGTGCCCGGCTGGCTCGATGCGAGCTACTACCAGAACATGGCCCGCACCCTCGAGGACGGTCGGTTCGACCTCGCCTTCTTCGCCGACATCGTCTCCGTGCCCGACCGTTTCGGGGGCAGCACCGATTCGCAACTGCGGTACGGCGCCCTCGGTTCCCTGCGGGTGGATCCGCTGCCGGTCATCGCATCGATGGCTGCCGTGACCCGTCACCTCGGCCTCGCGGCGACGGTCTCGACGACCTACGCGCAACCGTTCACCGTGGCACGGTCGTTCGCCAGCCTCGACCACCTCTCGGGCGGTCGTGCGGCCTGGAACATCGTGACCTCCTTCCAGGAGTCCGAGGCGCGGAATTTCAACCTCGACGAGCAGTTCGACCGTTCCACGCGGTACGAGCGTGCCGACGAGTTCCTCGAGGTGGCGGGCAAGCTCTGGGACAGCTGGGACGACGACGCCCTCGTGCTCGACGTCGAGCAGCCCCTGTTCGCCGACCCCGACAAGGTCCATCGCGTCGACCACAAGGGCCGCTACTTCTCGGTGCAGGGACCGCTCAACGTTCCCCGCCCGCCGCAGGGATATCCGGTGCTCATCCAGGCCGGCGCGTCCTCGAAGGGCAAGGACTTCGCCGCCCGATGGTCGGACGTGATCTTCTGCAGCCACGCGTCCAAGGAGTCGGCGCAGTCGTTCTACACGGAGATCAAGGAGCGGGCCGCGACGTTCGGCCGCGATCCGGAGGAGATCAAGATCCTCCCGTCGATCACGCCGGTGGTCGGGCCCACCACCGCTCGCGCGAAGGAACTCGCCGACGAGATCTTCGAGCTGGTACCGCCGATCGGTGGATTGTCCACGCTCGCATACCACCTCGACGTCGACCTCTCGACCTTCCCGCTCGACGAGCGTCTCCCCGAGGTCGAGGTGCCCGGTGTGGCCGGGCACTACCACGAGGTCCGCGAGATCACCGAGCGCGAAGGGCTGACGCTGCGGCAGCTCGGCAAGCAGTACGGCGGACGGTACGAGGGCAACTTCATCGGAACCGCGGACGAGGTCGCGGACGGTCTGCAGGACTGGTTCGAGGACGGTGCCGCCGACGGGTTCACCCTGCAGGTGCCCTACCAGCCCGGTGGCTTCGAGACCTTCACCCGGCAGGTCGTGCCTCGGTTGCAGAAGCGCGGCATCTTCCGCACCGAGTACGAGGGCTCGACCCTGCGCGAGAATCTGGGGCTGACCCGTCCCGCCTCCGGCGAATGGCAGCGGCGTTCCGGGGCGCAGGGATGA
- a CDS encoding NrtA/SsuA/CpmA family ABC transporter substrate-binding protein, with the protein MNALPRPVLDRRGFLRAAGIGALGLAGLGALTACGSEDSANDGELTEVRYALIGDGKAEPGAVLSHNIGGFDVSADLGVPVNFQSGFTASLPVMEAIKAGSIDFSFATATAVIYGIGGNVPFVPLVAYPLPSNEVDILVPKGSDIRSAADLKGRKVADQQGTTGTYSLVKYLETAGLTLDDIEYSNLTAADAEAAFAQGKVDAWINWQPTIELARRKHDADTLPDVKTYDYAFFVASEKFAFEHPEIAAKLARNVRDAQRWIEAQPDVAVDEFAALGGFGDSQLEKEVYRDLVVDRRLSYSGAGEFTAVDTDAIDGTQDLADNFHALGVYPETVDVRSWLSDSRFDSVRAAVTAELAQV; encoded by the coding sequence ATGAACGCTCTGCCCCGCCCCGTCCTCGATCGCCGCGGATTCCTGCGTGCTGCAGGCATCGGCGCGCTCGGACTCGCCGGCCTCGGTGCCCTCACCGCGTGCGGCTCGGAGGATTCGGCGAACGACGGTGAGCTCACGGAGGTCCGGTACGCGCTCATCGGCGACGGCAAGGCAGAGCCCGGTGCCGTGCTCTCCCACAACATCGGCGGGTTCGACGTCTCCGCGGATCTCGGTGTGCCGGTGAACTTCCAGTCCGGCTTCACGGCATCCCTCCCCGTCATGGAGGCGATCAAGGCCGGCAGCATCGACTTCTCCTTCGCCACCGCCACCGCGGTGATCTACGGCATCGGCGGCAACGTGCCGTTCGTGCCGCTCGTCGCCTACCCACTGCCGAGCAACGAGGTCGACATCCTCGTGCCCAAGGGATCCGACATCCGGAGCGCTGCGGATCTGAAGGGCCGCAAGGTCGCCGACCAGCAGGGCACCACCGGAACCTACAGCCTCGTCAAGTATCTCGAGACCGCGGGACTGACCCTCGACGACATCGAGTACAGCAACCTCACCGCTGCCGACGCCGAAGCGGCCTTCGCACAGGGCAAGGTCGACGCGTGGATCAACTGGCAGCCCACGATCGAACTGGCCCGCCGCAAGCACGACGCCGACACGCTGCCCGACGTGAAGACCTACGACTACGCGTTCTTCGTCGCCAGCGAGAAGTTCGCCTTCGAACACCCCGAGATCGCCGCGAAGCTCGCGCGCAACGTCCGCGACGCGCAGCGCTGGATCGAAGCGCAGCCCGACGTCGCGGTCGACGAGTTCGCCGCTCTCGGAGGCTTCGGTGACTCGCAGCTCGAGAAGGAGGTCTACCGCGATCTCGTCGTCGATCGCCGCCTGTCCTACTCGGGCGCAGGCGAGTTCACCGCGGTGGACACCGATGCGATCGACGGGACCCAGGATCTCGCCGACAACTTCCACGCCCTCGGGGTGTACCCGGAGACGGTCGACGTGCGGAGCTGGCTGTCCGACAGCCGTTTCGATTCCGTCCGTGCCGCCGTCACCGCCGAACTGGCGCAGGTCTGA
- a CDS encoding ABC transporter ATP-binding protein, whose product MTTARGLVGLELASIGRRYGDNQVLRDLDLTIDPGDFVAILGPSGVGKSTLLRILAGLEEPSSGTMTPIGDVPAGGPTARMMFQEDRLLPWKSVLDNVALGTKGQRDKAAELLAQVGLAGREKAWPAELSGGQRQRVALARALMHRPDVLLLDEPFGALDAITRVTMQQLLESILAEHPRTVLLVTHDVEEALVLADRVLLLTPQGITRDLRVPQARPRHRGDAQLAAWKEELLDGLLEADRAVHAATGS is encoded by the coding sequence ATGACCACCGCCCGCGGGCTCGTCGGCCTCGAACTGGCCTCCATCGGACGCCGCTACGGCGACAACCAGGTTCTCCGCGATCTCGACCTGACCATCGATCCCGGCGACTTCGTCGCGATCCTCGGGCCCAGCGGCGTCGGCAAGTCGACCCTGCTGCGCATCCTCGCCGGACTCGAGGAGCCCAGCTCGGGCACCATGACTCCGATCGGTGACGTACCGGCGGGCGGGCCGACCGCGCGGATGATGTTCCAGGAGGACCGTCTCCTGCCGTGGAAGTCGGTGCTCGACAACGTCGCTCTGGGCACGAAGGGGCAGCGGGACAAGGCCGCCGAACTGCTCGCTCAGGTCGGTCTCGCCGGTCGTGAGAAGGCCTGGCCCGCAGAACTGTCCGGCGGGCAGCGCCAGCGTGTCGCGCTCGCCCGGGCGCTGATGCACCGCCCCGACGTCCTGCTGCTCGACGAGCCGTTCGGCGCGCTCGACGCCATCACCCGGGTCACGATGCAGCAGCTCCTCGAGAGCATCCTCGCCGAACATCCGCGCACGGTCCTGCTCGTCACCCACGACGTCGAGGAAGCGCTCGTCCTCGCCGATCGCGTTCTGCTGCTCACCCCGCAGGGCATCACACGTGATCTCCGTGTGCCCCAGGCACGTCCCCGTCACCGCGGCGACGCGCAGCTCGCGGCGTGGAAGGAAGAACTGCTCGACGGCCTGCTCGAGGCCGACCGCGCGGTGCACGCAGCCACCGGATCCTGA
- a CDS encoding ABC transporter permease, whose protein sequence is MSDATVSVAPAVTAPGRGLGRLPTPHWTTLLPWVVPVLVLVGWQWASSTGVISAAILPPPTDVVDAARSLWSTGELQSHILVSLRRIAVGFVVGAAIGLAFGFAVGLSRIAEGLFDRTLQMVRALPHLALVPLLIAAFGIGEMPKVLLVTLGVIFPVYLNTVSGIRTVDEKLIQLGRSYGLGRGQLIREVIVPGAMPMILTGIRYALGVAWLTLVIAETIATREGIGYLAQNGRDMLRNERIVLAIVLYAGAGLLADQITRFIEARVLRWNPNYRKAAR, encoded by the coding sequence ATGAGTGACGCCACCGTCTCCGTCGCGCCCGCCGTCACGGCACCGGGCCGCGGCCTCGGCCGCCTGCCCACCCCGCACTGGACGACCCTGCTGCCCTGGGTCGTGCCCGTACTCGTCCTCGTCGGATGGCAGTGGGCGTCGAGCACCGGCGTGATCTCCGCGGCGATCCTGCCGCCGCCCACGGACGTCGTCGACGCCGCGCGGTCGCTGTGGTCCACCGGCGAACTGCAGTCGCACATCCTCGTGAGCCTGCGCCGTATCGCCGTCGGATTCGTCGTCGGCGCCGCGATCGGTCTCGCCTTCGGCTTCGCCGTCGGCCTGTCCCGCATCGCGGAAGGCCTGTTCGACCGCACTCTCCAGATGGTGCGCGCGCTGCCCCATCTCGCCCTCGTACCGCTGCTCATCGCGGCCTTCGGGATCGGGGAGATGCCCAAGGTCCTGCTCGTGACGCTCGGCGTGATCTTCCCGGTCTACCTCAACACCGTCAGCGGTATCCGCACGGTCGACGAGAAGCTCATCCAGCTCGGCAGGTCCTACGGGCTCGGCCGCGGTCAGCTGATCCGCGAGGTGATCGTCCCCGGCGCGATGCCCATGATCCTCACCGGCATCCGGTACGCCCTCGGCGTCGCATGGCTGACCCTCGTCATCGCCGAGACCATCGCCACCCGCGAAGGCATCGGTTACCTCGCGCAGAACGGTCGCGACATGCTCCGCAACGAACGCATCGTGCTCGCGATCGTCCTCTACGCCGGCGCAGGCCTGCTCGCCGATCAGATCACCCGCTTCATCGAAGCCCGTGTGCTGCGCTGGAACCCGAACTACCGGAAGGCAGCACGATGA